In Candidatus Zixiibacteriota bacterium, the following are encoded in one genomic region:
- a CDS encoding LptF/LptG family permease produces the protein MKILGFALLAFILVVIIVDLIENIDKFIDSQATTRLVILYYIYYIPFIIILALPVATMLSTMFTIGSLAKYHELEVMKATGLSLYRLTAPILIAGFIISIAAIFFTDLIVTPSNYKKDRIKKVQIQKRDTSRGKIRQNVIKTGKDGWVVYARTYNENTKTGDFTIIEKIEDNKIKIAIGAVNMFWADSGWILTGVTKRVFEGDKETEFIALDTLFGDFLPQTPEIMSHRMKKPRDTRFFELIKTIQLKKWMGQETSRDKVELYLKISFPFINFIIIILGIPLAANPRRSGGSVGFGISIIVSFIYFVLLRAGQSFGYNQNLPPLLAATIGNLIFLAVGTVLFIKARK, from the coding sequence TTGAAAATCTTAGGCTTTGCCTTGCTTGCCTTTATTTTAGTTGTAATAATAGTTGACCTGATAGAGAACATAGATAAATTTATTGATAGCCAGGCAACCACTAGATTAGTGATTCTATATTATATTTACTATATACCATTTATTATTATCCTTGCCCTGCCCGTAGCAACCATGCTTTCGACCATGTTTACCATAGGCTCACTGGCGAAATATCATGAACTGGAAGTTATGAAAGCAACCGGTCTTTCATTATACCGATTGACTGCGCCTATATTAATTGCCGGATTTATTATCTCGATAGCCGCTATATTTTTTACTGATTTAATAGTAACGCCCTCAAATTATAAAAAAGACCGGATAAAGAAAGTTCAAATACAGAAACGGGATACATCACGCGGCAAGATAAGGCAGAATGTTATCAAAACGGGCAAGGATGGCTGGGTTGTTTATGCCCGCACTTATAATGAAAACACGAAGACCGGGGATTTTACAATCATTGAAAAAATAGAGGATAATAAGATAAAAATAGCTATTGGGGCGGTAAATATGTTTTGGGCTGATTCAGGATGGATTTTAACCGGCGTTACCAAAAGGGTTTTTGAGGGCGATAAAGAAACGGAATTTATCGCTTTAGATACATTATTTGGCGATTTCTTGCCTCAAACTCCCGAGATAATGAGTCATCGCATGAAAAAACCAAGAGATACGCGTTTTTTCGAGCTGATTAAAACAATACAGCTTAAGAAATGGATGGGACAGGAAACTTCCAGAGACAAAGTGGAGCTTTATCTTAAAATAAGTTTTCCGTTTATCAATTTCATTATAATTATACTCGGCATTCCATTAGCCGCCAATCCTCGCCGTTCGGGAGGCTCGGTTGGTTTTGGCATAAGTATAATTGTCAGTTTTATTTATTTTGTATTGCTTAGGGCTGGTCAATCTTTCGGATACAATCAAAATCTACCGCCGCTTCTGGCGGCAACCATAGGCAATCTTATATTCCTGGCAGTCGGCACTGTTTTATTTATTAAAGCCAGGAAGTGA